The genomic region NNNNNNNNNNNNNNNNNNNNNNNNNNNNNNNNNNNNNNNNNNNNNNNNNNNNNNNNNNNNNNNNNNNNNNNNNNNNNNNNNNNNNNNNNNNNNNNNNNNNNNNNNNNNNNNNNNNNNNNNNNNNNNNNNNNNNNNNNNNNNNNNNNNNNNNNNNNNNNNNNNNNNNNNNNNNNNNNNNNNNNNNNNNNNNNNNNNNNNNNNNNNNNNNNNNNNNNNNNNNNNNNNNNNNNNNNNNNNNNNNNNNNNNNNNNNNNNNNNNNNNNNNNNNNNNNNNNNNNNNNNNNNNNNNNNNNNNNNNNNNNNNNNNNNNNNNNNNNNNNNNNNNNNNNNNNNNNNNNNNNNNNNNNNNNNNNNNNNNNNNNNNNNNNNNNNNNNNNNNNNNNNNNNNNNNNNNNNNNNNNNNNNNNNNNNNNNNNNNNNNNNNNNNNNNNNNNNNNNNNNNNNNNNNNNNNNNNNNNNNNNNNNNNNNNNNNNNNNNNNNNNNNNNNNNNNNNNNNNNNNNNNNNNNNNNNNNNNNNNNNNNNNNNNNNNNNNNNNNNNNNNNNNNNNNNNNNNNNNNNNNNNNNNNNNNNNNNNNNNNNNNNNNNNNNNNNNNNNNNNNNNNNNNNNNNNNNNNNNNNNNNNNNNNNNNNNNNNNNNNNNNNNNNNNNNNNNNNNNNNNNNNNNNNNNNNNNNNNNNNNNNNNNNNNNNNNNNNNNNNNNNNNNNNNNNNNNNNNNNNNNNNNNNNNNNNNNNNNNNNNNNNNNNNNNNNNNNNNNNNNNNTCCATGATTCTGAACAGGAATTACTGCCTGTATTAGCAAGTATTTCAGTATATATTGTGCTAGTACCTTCTGTGCCATCTGGTTCTGCCTGCTCTTCACGCTGCTTCTGCTTAAACTTCAGGTTGCCGTAGTGCATGACAGCTCCTGTCAGCTTGTAAATGGCTGTTTTTTCATCAGGAGTGAAGCCCAGGATGTCAATGGCACTCTAACAACGGAAGAATTGAGGAATACTTAGACGTGAGTACCATGCCTGCTTCTAGGTCAGAGTCCACACAAGAAAACTTCCGTGCATTACTTACATCGGTGGCCATCAGCTCCTCCTGGTCATTAATGCTGGGCACCGTGATCTCGCCTTGACTCACATAGTGATAGTCGTATGGGTTGGTGGTGATCAGTAGCATCTCTGAGAAGGACAAAACACATACGGATCAAACAGAACTGGCatggaaaggaatgaaaaatactgttcagTGTACTGTGTTTGGACAAGTTCCTACCAATTAGCTCTGGCTTCTTGTTGGACATAATCTGATAAAAGATGTGGTAGCTTCTTTCTGCCTTGAGCTGGAAAGTGACCCTGGACTTCTCCAACAGATCTGGCAAGGACGGTAGGAGAAAGTTAGCACAAGAACCAAGGACGGTCAGGAGGAATGTGACCGATGAGGCCTGGAGGGTCTCTTACATGTTTCAATGTCAGCAGAAGCCAGCTTGCCTGTGGCACCAAAGTGGATTCTGATGAATTTAccctgaaagaataaaaaaatgtgaCCTAGGTCCACCTTCCCGACCCTGactgtgaaaatgtttcatttgttgCATTGATGAGGAAaagagtcattttttttctgatgccaGGCAACAACTTACAAAGCGTGAGGAGTTGTCATTCCTCACAGTCTTGGCATTCCCAAAAGCCTCCAGCAGAGGGTTGGCACTGATGATTTGATCCTCGAGTGTCCCCTGAAATGGAAATCTTCTTGTTATGCTACAGCTCAGAAATCAGTCTGGCAGTTCCAGGGTCCTACACTTAGGAGCTCACCTGCATTttgcctgctggctgctcctcctTCTTCTTATCTCCGCTAGCTGCAATTGTTGCAAAGTACTGGATGACACGTTTCGTGTTCACAGTCTTCCCTGCTCCGGATTCTCCGCTGTCGAAccaaacagagaagcagagagcgTGAGGTCAGGCAGCAGGTCccctggcacagggcagccccGCAGCGACCCGAGCAGGGAGCGTACTTACGTGATCAGGATCGACTGATTCTCACGGTCTGCGAAAGAGGCAAAAGGAAAGTTTTAGCCATTGTCCTGAGTAGCACTGAGCTGACTTAAAAGTAAAGCTGTAAGTTAGAGCTTCTTCAGAAAGTCCAAGCACTAATGCCCAGAGGAGGGAAATGGATTTGCTTCCAtatcccacagcagcagcacaaatggAAGCATACAACTATCAGAGGCACACGGTCCTCACACAAACTGTGTATCCTCTTGCCCTTCACATAGTTCTCATGAAGGAATCTAGAGAAAGTGCCTACCTGTGTTCAAAGTAAAGTACTGTATGGAACAATCCATCACTGTAAAACAGTAACAAACTCCACATCCAGCTTTATTCTGCACTAGGAGAGTGTAGGATTTTGTACAATACAGTGTaaacagcacacagtgctgAATCTATGTGCGTTTCTGATACAGTTTGTCTTAAAATTAATTCCTCCTTAACTTTCTGTTGTACAGCTCCCTGGTGCTTGTTGCTGGCTTGTCACATACTCCATTAAGAGCAATGGGGCTCTTCAGTTCAGGTTGCTTTGAAGGAGATCAGGTACTCACCAGTCAGCATGAACTGATAGGCGTTGTCAGAGATGGAGAAGATGTGTGGAGGGGCCTCCTGGCGCTTTTTGCCTCGGTAGGCCAACACCACCTCCGGGTTGTACACCGGCAGCCACTTGTAGGGGttgacagtgacacagaagaGGCCCGAGTAGGTCTGCGAGGAAGGGACACAGCACGTTGGCTTCCACTCAGCCTGGCACAGCAGTCCTCCCCAGCTGCGCTACCCAAGGAAGAGAGCTGCTGGTACTTACGTAGATCATCCAGGCTGCATAACGCTCTTTGAGGTTGTACAGCACAGCGGGCTCATGGAGGTGGGTCATCATGGCCATGTCCTCAATTTTATCATACTTGGGAGGGTTCATGGAGAAGATTTGATCTTCTTTCACGGTTAGAGTCTGCCAAAGAAAAGACAGATCCCTGCATGTCAACTCAGAGCCCACAGTGGGAATTAAATTCATGTTGTAAATCTTGCCTTTTACTCACTTCTCCACCTTCTGTCTTGACAGTGACCTTCCCAGATTCTTTGCTCTGGATTGTGCTTTTCACATAGGATTCTTTAGCATGTACCACAAAGACTGATGTCTTGGCATCAAAAGGCTTGTTCTGGGCCTCGATCCTCTCCTTTTCTGACTTTCGGAGGTAAGGAGCTGCCTCCCCAAAGATGGCCATATCAGCATCTGATGACATGGCTGCAGTTTATTCAATTCAGCACAGCAGGGGGCTGAAGGGAAGAAACATACCAAAATGCTGAGTGAAGGAAGAAATGCCTTTGCACCACAAATCACTTTATAGTGTTCTGCTCCACCCATTCTTgagttttccctttttgtttaaTCTGTTTTTCCCCTACATATACTTTTAGTTTATTTAGATCTCAGACAAGACAGAGGTCTTtgatttagattattttttctttctttctttctcttatttccagTTTTCACGTTCCATTCTTTAGATCTATCAGTTTTCCAGTAGCCCGCAGAGAAAAATTGGTGAAAATTTAGATTTTAGTAAGACATTCTCCTGAGTTAGAAACTGGAGTTCTAGCTTCTCTAGTTGTTCTGCCTTCTCCTGTTTGAACTGATCATTTAAGATTAAGCTGTACCAAAACAGGAAAACTTTTCAATAAAACATATTCAGAGCAATCTGAGAAGTGTATCTTCTCTTTCATGAATGTCTATTCACCGGTAATTTCTAATTAATAGTTCTGTTTGGTAAGTGGCTAAGTATTTCTCAGCAGGTATAGGatgtgttattaaaaaaatttgCTGTTTTAGTCAGCAAACTTAAGTAGGAATGCACTGTATTAATTTGCACTGATCTAAGTGGTTGTAGCAAGTGCTTACAGCTGCATAAAGCTCTTCTTGGCGGATCTATTCCTATGTAATATGTTACATAGAGTCTTACCTCTTGTGACACCAACTGGCTCGCAGGCTGGATGCTGgtctgtgctgaaaaacagaaatgacaaatttgttctttttgttgaaCAGAATGCCCAGGATAAGCCAAAGAGTGAAAACATGCAAGTGACTTGAAAACGGCAAGAAAATCTCTGCTGATAGAAGCAGCCCTTTTAGGAAATCATTTCCACAGGCAGCAGGAATTCAAGGGGATTCTGCTAGCACCCAGCGAACTATATTCCTACCTTGAAGGCTTCTGTGGAGACAGAACAGGCTTGTCCTAGCAGTGCTTTTATAGGCTCTGATCAGCACATACAActcccttctcctctttcttaggtaaaaaaaaaattggcaaagCATTGTTTGGCAGACTTGACCGAGTACATGATTCTCATTCATGTTCATCGTggatatatttagaaatatttaaagtcTTACTTGCTATGTGAATAAATcttctataaatattttgacTAGGGGTCTGAAAGGAGGAAGTGCTGTCCTGCAAGTAGAGCAGGACTTGGAATTGTTGGCTTCTGTTCTCCTGACTCCTGAATTGCTGTGTGACATATAAGATTTGTGTGCTTCACGACTCAGCAGTAATGAGAAGGATAAATATTACAAAGAGCAATGAGAGAGATTCTATTCTGAGCTTTCTTGCAGATAAGGACTAGAAACATCTTGAATAATCTAGTTGCAAAATTTTGGACAACAACATCATGTTTATCTCACTGCAACTACTTACaactcactgtttttcttctttactttcaAATGTTTGGGGAGGGCTGTTTTTACCCCTTAACTCATACATTTATTTGCatcttttactttcttctgaatTGTTGCAAGTTGGCTGCAACTAGAAACTGGATTTCAAAAGTATTGCCTTGCTGTTCTCCATATCCGACTGTGAGAGTTCCCTCAGACATATGTCTAGCTGAGGTTTCAGTCAGGTTAGATTAGCAGCAATTACtggctttttgctttctttgtctttaaGGTTTATTGACAGTATTAACTTAGCGCTCTACTACCATTGTAAAGACTTGAACAGTGACTGTGATTCCCAAATTCAAGTATGGGGTTCAGATCACAAATATACCTCTTCCAGGCTCCCCAGCCTCAAACGCAGACTCCACAGAAATGTGCAGAACTGTGAAATTCAGAGTCTAGAGAGGACTAACCTGTGGATGCAGACAAGACCTTTTCATTTCCTATAGCAAGCAATGCAAATTCTGGATAGTGTAGGCAGATTTATTCCACCAGATGCTTCTGTTAAAGTAATAGCAAAACTAACATAATTGTAACCCATAGCATACAATTTTAGATTACAatacagatgttttttcttaatcttagaatactttttcattttaaaaagaacagcaaagaattAATAATTAGTTTGAGGAAGATTCACTGAGCTTTTGGATGCTATTtacaaggaggaagaagagcacTGGTCGTGTTCTGATACATCGATAACAATGCATTGTGTCTTAGGAAGGCACCTTGTTTACCCATGTACAAATAAGTTTAGTTGTGTAGATAGCTTTTAGACTAAGCATAATAGTTCTCAGTGGAGGGGAACTTTAGATTTACTTGGGAAGAGATGcattaaataactgaaaatgaCTCATACATTTTTGGAATTCATAGGACAGTTTAGGCAATGTGATGTGTCCATATTTTCTGGTGCAACAGATAGGCAATAGATAGAACTAATGTTTACCATCTTACGAGAAGGGAGTAAGGAAAAAAGACTCAAGTAGAATGCTAACTGTTCTATGTAATAAAAGTTTGAGATTCATGAGTTTTCTGGGAGTAACTTCTGGGTCTTGCAGATCTGTAGCACTCTACCACTTGAATTCATTGTATGGATCAAGGATGAGCTGTTTCGATTCTGTTCAGTATTCTGAAGGCTCATGGTATGCCTTAATTATCTGGGAGATGCAGCACTGTAAGAGGAGTCATAGAGGATCTCCAGTCTTCTCAGCTCTCTGCTTTAAAGAACTTCCATATGTTTACAACACTGCATGTACAGCTGAAACATCTGAGATTGTGTCTTTCTGAACCATTAAAGAGATAGAAAAATACTGATGGCATGTATTTAAATAGAGAGTTTATAGTTTATGCTTAAAACATAATATTGAGTACCTGCAGAAATGTcattgaagaaaactgaaaggtCTTATTCGTTTTCTAGCATGAAAAACagtataagaaagaaaagatactCTAATGAATATTCTTATTCTAATTCCTCTCTTGTTCTAATGAATTGCATAATTGTTTAACAAGGAATTGTCTTGATTATTCTTTATGCGACATGTGAAACTATTTCCACGTTGGATCTGTGTTTTTTAACTAAATTTTCCTCTGACTCTTGACATACTGACTTCCAAGTTGTGCAGGAACNCTCTTCGAGGTCACGGCGCATCTTCTGAAATTCTGCCTCCCGCTTCTTGTTCATATCGATCTGAGCTGCCGTAGCCCCTCCTGCTTCTTCCAGGCGCTCACTgatctcctccagctccctggAGAGGTCAGCCCGGtgcttctctgcttttgccCGAGAGGTTCGCTCTGCCTCAATTTCCTCCTCCAGTTCCTCAGTACGGGCCTGGAGAACAGTAGGGACCCTTCACACCCATGCCCTCCTCAAACCCATGCTTTCTGAAGGGCAGAAGGGAAGGACCAGAGACTTGCCTGCAGCTCCTTGATCTTCTTCTGTAACTGCATGCCCAGGGCTTGCTCATCCTCAATTTTGCTCTGGATCTGGCTGATTTCAAAGTCTTTCCTTTGCACAGAGCAAATGATGTTAGTACCTGGACAAAACTCCTATGCGTACCTGCCCAGCACTCAGGTGCCCCAAACCACGCTtacttcttcagtttctcatccAGCTGCTGTTTATCATTTTCCAAGTCCATTATACTATCGTGGGACAGCTTCAGGTCTCCCTCGAGTTTCCTCTTAGCTCTCTCGAGGTCCATGCGCAGTTTCTTCTCTTGCTCCAGGGACCCTTCCAGCTAAACAGAATAAGATCATTACTGCTCTGCTAGCCATGTTTATCTGCAAAACTGTCCTGTAATGGCTGTATGCATTTTGCTTACATCGTCCACTTGCTGCTCCAGCTTGGTTTTAGCTTTGGTCAGCGTATTGACTTTGTCCTCTTCAGCCTGCAGGTCATCCAGTGTCTGCTGGTGGGCCTCTTGGAgggctttcttctcttttgtcagCTTGGCAATGTTCTCGTCCAGGGCTGCCATCTCCTCTGTGAGGTTTTTCACCTTTGACAAAAGGAGGCAAATGTAATTAGAGGTAATAGGTACAAGATTCCCgtaacagcacagagctctttTCTGGAGTGTGAATGACAACTCCTGCCTCATACCTTGTTTTCAGTGgcatgcttttccttctcaacTTTGGCCAATGTTAACTCCAGGTCATCTAtgtcttttttcagttctgagcATTCATCCTCCAGTTTCCTCTTCTTGGCTGTCAGCTCAGCATTAatttcctcctcatcctcagcCCGTTCAGTCACCTCCTTAATTTTGGCCTCCAGCtggattttggttttgatgAGCTGGTCACATCTTTCCTCAGCATCAGCCAAGGCATCAGCTTCCTATTGGGGAAAACAGTCATTTTTCCTACTTCCAAAATTTAGCAATCTTTGAATAAGAAAGGAggcttttgttttgcaaaaggCGGCATggaatttctaattttttctatCTTGTGGGAAATggttttttcatttcctcttttaaatCAGAATAGTTTTTTAGTTCTATTTCATCCTTCAGTCTTCTCATGCTGTGTTTATAAATAAGatttagaaatatataaaaatcatttttagtgCAGACTTTGATTCCTTTGCTTGAAAGTTAGTAAGTGGTTATAACTGTACAGCgatctttttgttttatctttgtgAAGACTTTTGTTGGTATAACTGAATTTCAATTTGGTAAAGCAGTACATAATCTAATGCAATTGTGGGTGACCATTTGAGCCTGACTGTATTCTAAAGCTGTGAGTTAGACTCTtacatgcttaaaaaaaatgccaaatattGCCAAAACTTCTGATGTGCAAAAGGGCATTGTATACATTGAATAGGTTGGCAGTTGTATTTGGATGTAGAGGGTATTTGTGTCTTCCTGGAGTTGGAGTAGCTGCAGGAGAACAGGTGAGATACCATTCCATCATAGGAAATGTCACAAGGCCCTTTTATTTTGGCAACTGGTTAAAGACAGAGTTTGTAGTCAACTCTAATCTTTCTCCATTATCTGTTTATACTAAACCATTTCTGACTACATTTGGGACTTTAATGTGAACTTACATGGAGTAGCATACCTACAGGCTCTGAGACTTAGAAAATTCTTCCCAAGCTGGAACTCCACATTATAATGGTGACAATTAATTTTACCTTTAGTGATTCAGGTTAGAATGTTTTTAAGGAAGTTTTGTGTGCAGTTGGAGGGTTCTGTACTGCGAAAGAGAACTtaaacttttcttgttttcccccAGGAATAAATATACTAATAATACTCACAGCCTGCACTTGGAGCTGCAGGTCgtttttctcctgcagcagggaaaccattttctcctccagctccttcctcttTGCCTCAGACTTTGCCAGCTCTTCTTTGGTTTTTTCAAACTCTTCCTTCATGTTGGCCATTTCTTTCTCCGATTCTGCGCTCTTCAGCAGGGGCTTGATCTTGAAGAACAGCTTCATCCAAGGCCAGTGCTTCACATTCATGAATGAACGAACATTGTACTGGATGCAGAAGATGGACTCCCTGAAACACAATTAAAATGtacactgaatattttgagTGTGATGAGTAGTAACACTTTCCCCCAAATACAGTGACCTTAACTGAAGATAGGAAACACCTACCTCCTCTCCACCATTCTGCGGTACTCCACTCTCATCAGGAAGCCCCTGCACCTGGCCTGTGTGCGCGTGATGAGCTCTGCCAGTTTCTCATCTCTCATCTCTTCCAGGAGTCCCAGAAGACCAGCTTTGAAGAACACCTGGAGAAAGGGAATGTTGCAGCGCATAATTTTCAGGTACTGCAAAGTACAGATGCATACCACTTCAGTCAAGCAGCATTTGTACCTTGGTGTGACCAAATTTGTACTGGGTGTGGTCCACATCGATTGACCCAAGGAGCTTCTCAGAAGCTTTCTTGCTGTCAATGAACTGTCCCTCAGGGATGGCACTGGCGTTAAGCACCTTGTATCTgtggaatgaaagaaaatgtgaattatgTAATCTCACGTCATAAGGTTATGCTGTTAATTGAAATTAATGGTATTctttgctgcagaaggagcCTGGGGCATTCCATCcctttttagaaataaaattaataattaagtCCAAATCcaacatcaaaataaaagcaagttttaAAGTCTAGGTGTAAAAAGGATGCTGATCTCTATTGCATTctgttgtctttgtttcttaaattaTGCTGTTGTTCTTAAATATAAATTTGCTAGACAGGAACATTGCCACTGCACATGTAGTAAGAAATCATAATTCCCTGAAACTAGCAGACAATACAATGTCTAATGATTTCTGAGTTTGTAATTTTTGcataagatttttttgtatCCACGTATcaatcttcattttttaatcttgtaaGCAGAAGCCTATATAGCTCCAGTTTTCTTCCGTAGTCAGACACTTTGGCAAAGCTTGATTTTTTGAGGAGTAGAAATCAGTGAGGATGTCTGATGAGCCCTTCATTTCTCAACAATTTCTCCTATGCTAGCCATACATGTTGGTTTTGGTTATACATTCCAgcaattttcctttgtttcagatTTAATTAGGTagttttgaaattcaaaataaccatcaatattaaaatagtttaaaagtGCACTTAAGCAGTAAAGACTCAATGGAGGGCAGGAAAGAGTCTGACCTCTGTTTGAAGTCTGCATAGAGGATTCTGCTGGGGAATCCCTTTCTGCAAATTCTGATTCCTTCTAGCACACCATTACAACGCAGCTGGTGCAGCACCAGTTCATGCTCCATGGCACCTGAGGAAATGAGGCAATTATTTGATATTTCATTGTAAAGCATGGAGCATAATGGCTGCATCACACTAAGATTTCTCTCTACTTCAGGTTCTTACCAGGAGTTTTCGTTTCATTGGGGATGATACAGCGCACAAAATGGGGGTGAGTGCTTCGTAGATTGGTCATCAGCTTGTTCAGGTTCTCCTGTGGAATCACGAACAAAGGTTTTTCATTGACAAATGTTACCTCTGCAGTTATGTGAGATATTGGAGGTGTTGTAAAGGAATAATGGACTTAATATTCCCATCTAAAATCATAACAATTTGAATTTTTGTTATAGCTTTTAGTCTTGAAGTCCTGGTTTGGAGCAGTGGCATAGCTGTTTGGAGATGTACATCTTTTACACAATATGAAAAACTGGATGGGATGCCAGATCATATCTAGTGTTCAGAT from Numida meleagris isolate 19003 breed g44 Domestic line unplaced genomic scaffold, NumMel1.0 unplaced_Scaffold249, whole genome shotgun sequence harbors:
- the LOC110390916 gene encoding myosin-7-like codes for the protein FEKMFLWMVVRINQQLDTKQPRQYFIGVLDIAGFEIFDFNSLEQLCINFTNEKLQQFFNHHMFVLEQEEYKKEGIEWEFIDFGMDLAACIELIEKPMGIFSILEEECMFPKATDTSFKNKLYDQHLGKSNNFQKPKPGKGKAEAHFSLVHYAGTVDYNISGWLDKNKDPLNETVVGLYQKSSLKTLALLFASAGGEAESGGGGKKGGKKKGSSFQTVSALFRENLNKLMTNLRSTHPHFVRCIIPNETKTPGAMEHELVLHQLRCNGVLEGIRICRKGFPSRILYADFKQRYKVLNASAIPEGQFIDSKKASEKLLGSIDVDHTQYKFGHTKVFFKAGLLGLLEEMRDEKLAELITRTQARCRGFLMRVEYRRMVERRESIFCIQYNVRSFMNVKHWPWMKLFFKIKPLLKSAESEKEMANMKEEFEKTKEELAKSEAKRKELEEKMVSLLQEKNDLQLQVQAEADALADAEERCDQLIKTKIQLEAKIKEVTERAEDEEEINAELTAKKRKLEDECSELKKDIDDLELTLAKVEKEKHATENKVKNLTEEMAALDENIAKLTKEKKALQEAHQQTLDDLQAEEDKVNTLTKAKTKLEQQVDDLEGSLEQEKKLRMDLERAKRKLEGDLKLSHDSIMDLENDKQQLDEKLKKKDFEISQIQSKIEDEQALGMQLQKKIKELQARTEELEEEIEAERTSRAKAEKHRADLSRELEEISERLEEAGGATAAQIDMNKKREAEFQKMRRDLEEXSCTTWNTDQHPACEPVGVTRAMSSDADMAIFGEAAPYLRKSEKERIEAQNKPFDAKTSVFVVHAKESYVKSTIQSKESGKVTVKTEGGETLTVKEDQIFSMNPPKYDKIEDMAMMTHLHEPAVLYNLKERYAAWMIYTYSGLFCVTVNPYKWLPVYNPEVVLAYRGKKRQEAPPHIFSISDNAYQFMLTDRENQSILITGESGAGKTVNTKRVIQYFATIAASGDKKKEEQPAGKMQGTLEDQIISANPLLEAFGNAKTVRNDNSSRFGKFIRIHFGATGKLASADIETYLLEKSRVTFQLKAERSYHIFYQIMSNKKPELIEMLLITTNPYDYHYVSQGEITVPSINDQEELMATDSAIDILGFTPDEKTAIYKLTGAVMHYGNLKFKQKQREEQAEPDGTEVKQKLEKEKSELKMEIDDLASNMESVSKAKASLEKTCRALEDQLSEIKTKEEEHQRMINDINAQRARLQTESGEFSRQVEEKDALISQLSRGKQAFTQQIEELKRHLEEEIKVRELEGEVDAEQKRSAEAVKGVRKYERRVKELTYQSEEDRKNVLRLQDLVDKLQMKVKSYKRQAEEAEELSNVNLSKFRKIQHELEEAEERADIAESQVNKLRAKSREFHKKIEEEE
- the LOC110390917 gene encoding myosin-1B-like, which codes for MSSDADMAIFGEAAPYLRKSEKERIEAQNKPFDAKTSVFVVHAKESYVKSTIQSKESGKVTVKTEGGETLTVKEDQIFSMNPPKYDKIEDMAMMTHLHEPAVLYNLKERYAAWMIYTYSGLFCVTVNPYKWLPVYNPEVVLAYRGKKRQEAPPHIFSISDNAYQFMLTDRENQSILITGESGAGKTVNTKRVIQYFATIAASGDKKKEEQPAGKMQVSS